A window of the Kosakonia radicincitans DSM 16656 genome harbors these coding sequences:
- a CDS encoding phage tail protein — protein sequence MLKPESLRKALADAVPVLKTNPEMLRLFVDSGNLVATLAASLSFEKRYTLNVVVTDFTGDADLLLVPVLAWLRENQPDIMETDAGQAKGFTFEADLNNDSSFDISISLALTERTLVNEVGSALHVRCLPEPPPPELVTPPTEMYINGELVSKWDD from the coding sequence ATGCTGAAACCCGAAAGCCTGAGAAAAGCCCTGGCTGATGCCGTGCCGGTGCTGAAAACCAACCCTGAGATGCTGCGGCTGTTTGTGGACAGTGGCAACCTTGTCGCCACGCTCGCCGCCTCGCTGTCATTCGAAAAGCGTTACACGCTCAATGTGGTGGTGACGGACTTCACCGGCGACGCGGATTTACTGCTTGTGCCGGTGCTGGCATGGCTGCGCGAGAACCAGCCCGACATTATGGAAACCGACGCAGGCCAGGCGAAAGGCTTCACCTTTGAGGCCGATCTCAATAATGACAGCAGTTTTGATATCAGCATTAGTCTTGCCCTGACCGAGCGAACGCTGGTTAACGAGGTCGGCTCAGCGCTTCACGTCCGGTGCCTCCCGGAACCGCCCCCGCCGGAGCTGGTCACTCCACCGACAGAGATGTACATCAATGGCGAACTGGTGAGTAAATGGGATGACTGA
- a CDS encoding phage virion morphogenesis protein translates to MTEFKPFENELAGLLAALSPAGRRRLTVEIVKKLRQRQQQRIKSQKAPDGTAYTPRKRQPLRAKKGRIKREMFAKLRTNRYMKASGDDSAAVVEFTGKVQRIAQVHQYGLKDRPGRNSAETQYPERPLLGFSEEDCSLVENMILIKLSVR, encoded by the coding sequence ATGACTGAGTTTAAACCGTTTGAGAATGAGCTTGCCGGGCTGCTGGCGGCACTGTCACCCGCTGGCCGTCGGCGTCTCACCGTGGAGATTGTGAAGAAGCTGCGCCAGCGCCAGCAACAGCGAATTAAATCGCAAAAAGCCCCCGACGGCACGGCGTATACCCCGCGCAAACGCCAGCCACTGCGGGCAAAGAAAGGCCGTATCAAGCGCGAGATGTTCGCGAAGCTGCGTACTAACCGCTATATGAAAGCCAGCGGCGATGACAGCGCGGCTGTGGTGGAGTTTACCGGCAAAGTGCAGCGCATCGCGCAGGTGCATCAGTATGGATTAAAAGACAGACCGGGGCGCAACAGCGCAGAAACTCAGTACCCAGAACGCCCATTGCTGGGTTTTTCTGAAGAAGATTGCAGTCTTGTTGAAAACATGATTCTCATTAAGTTAAGTGTGCGGTGA
- a CDS encoding DUF4062 domain-containing protein, producing the protein MDEKKYQIFVSSTYVDLIEARKKIIETVLNLYHFPVGMEMFSADDSEQWEIIKETIDASDYYIVIIGHKYGSISPSTGISYTEMEYDYAKSIGVPVLAFIRERDVLTSPDEREADFSKTERLNSFIDKAQSSKVCDFWISLEDLATKVAVALPKIMRRKPRVGWVRGNQLISTEVSNELAGLSTENRDLRKKLRELESQLSTDVPVLALVGINQDFLFGFNNKVETLDYYEPVTWKDIPESLIEELTDTDLDEFNGNLPQNNVIDKYNRSLILYTNRLENFITVTPVLENKGRKVATDIYVEIELPEFIVALNDSNEGFFKSPPVINLPLHPIEIAEKRAKARRIFNFIGTERVKMNEGDFIDGKGVFLNAQSRIMPRIYRKDASSWVNYERNCITLRAKKLLQSLSLKFDDITLFPIKEGEGVIKFKIICEEIKEPIYFTHQVTVAGDK; encoded by the coding sequence ATGGATGAGAAGAAGTATCAAATCTTTGTTAGCTCAACTTACGTTGATCTTATCGAAGCTAGAAAGAAAATCATTGAAACGGTTTTAAATCTGTATCATTTTCCAGTCGGAATGGAAATGTTTAGTGCCGATGATTCTGAACAATGGGAGATAATAAAAGAAACGATCGATGCTAGCGATTATTATATTGTTATTATTGGTCATAAATACGGTTCAATATCCCCTTCCACAGGCATTAGTTACACTGAAATGGAATATGATTATGCAAAATCAATAGGTGTTCCTGTATTGGCATTTATTCGGGAAAGGGATGTTTTAACTTCACCTGATGAACGAGAGGCAGATTTCAGTAAAACAGAACGATTGAACTCTTTTATTGATAAAGCACAGTCCAGCAAAGTTTGTGACTTTTGGATTTCGCTTGAAGACTTGGCTACCAAGGTTGCTGTTGCTCTTCCGAAAATTATGAGAAGAAAACCTAGGGTTGGATGGGTGAGAGGCAATCAGTTAATATCTACCGAGGTTTCTAATGAGCTTGCGGGACTATCAACCGAAAATCGAGATTTAAGAAAAAAACTGCGAGAACTGGAAAGCCAGTTGTCAACTGATGTACCTGTTCTTGCCCTTGTGGGAATAAATCAGGATTTTTTGTTTGGTTTTAATAATAAAGTTGAGACTCTCGATTATTATGAACCTGTAACTTGGAAAGATATTCCTGAATCACTGATAGAGGAGTTAACTGATACTGATTTAGATGAATTTAACGGCAATCTTCCTCAAAATAATGTAATTGATAAGTATAATCGCAGCCTAATTCTTTACACTAATCGTTTGGAAAACTTTATAACTGTAACTCCTGTACTTGAGAATAAAGGGAGGAAGGTTGCAACCGATATTTATGTGGAAATAGAGTTGCCGGAATTTATTGTTGCATTAAATGATTCTAATGAGGGTTTTTTCAAATCACCTCCGGTTATCAATCTTCCTTTGCATCCAATAGAAATTGCAGAAAAAAGAGCGAAGGCAAGGAGGATTTTTAATTTTATTGGGACAGAAAGGGTGAAAATGAATGAAGGTGATTTTATTGATGGTAAAGGTGTATTTTTAAATGCTCAATCAAGAATTATGCCTCGTATATACCGAAAGGATGCGTCGAGTTGGGTGAATTATGAAAGGAATTGCATAACGCTCAGGGCGAAAAAACTCTTACAAAGTCTGTCCTTAAAATTTGATGATATAACTCTTTTCCCTATTAAGGAGGGGGAGGGGGTTATTAAATTTAAAATTATTTGTGAGGAAATAAAGGAGCCAATTTATTTTACTCATCAGGTTACTGTTGCAGGAGATAAATGA
- a CDS encoding phage baseplate assembly protein V, with the protein MNIPANINELARALRNMIRTGVIVETDPGAGRCRVQTGGNITDWLQWLTQRAGRSRTWWAPSVGEQVLILAVGGELDTAFVLPGIFSDDHPAPSASADALHIAFPDGAVIEYEPATSALTVSGIKTADVTASESLTATVPVVLVKASSRITLDTPEVVCTSKLITGSLEVQKGGTMRGDIEHSGGALSSNGKVLHTHQHPGDSGGTTGAPL; encoded by the coding sequence ATGAACATACCAGCAAACATTAACGAACTTGCCCGCGCGCTGCGCAACATGATACGCACCGGTGTCATTGTCGAAACTGACCCCGGTGCCGGTCGCTGTCGCGTGCAGACCGGCGGCAATATCACCGACTGGCTCCAGTGGCTGACGCAGCGCGCCGGTCGCTCCCGTACATGGTGGGCTCCTTCCGTCGGTGAACAGGTATTAATTCTGGCTGTGGGTGGCGAGCTCGATACCGCGTTTGTGTTGCCCGGTATTTTCTCCGATGACCATCCTGCGCCGTCGGCCTCGGCTGATGCCCTGCATATTGCTTTCCCGGATGGCGCGGTCATCGAATACGAACCGGCGACCAGCGCGCTGACCGTCAGCGGTATTAAAACCGCCGACGTTACCGCGTCTGAATCCCTTACCGCCACCGTGCCGGTGGTGCTGGTCAAGGCCTCTTCGCGCATCACACTCGACACGCCGGAGGTGGTCTGCACCAGTAAGCTCATCACCGGCTCGCTGGAAGTGCAGAAAGGCGGCACCATGCGCGGCGATATCGAGCACAGCGGCGGCGCGTTGTCCTCCAACGGCAAGGTATTGCATACCCATCAACACCCCGGCGACAGCGGCGGCACAACAGGAGCACCCCTGTGA
- a CDS encoding GPW/gp25 family protein, with amino-acid sequence MTVNYIGMSRVNGRALTDSQHVSQSMGDILRTPVGSRVMRREYGSLLSTLIDQPQTPALTLQIRVACYMALLKWEPRITLSEITTEQTEGRMTVNVTGQLVSTGETLSLTLPVS; translated from the coding sequence GTGACAGTGAACTATATTGGCATGAGCCGTGTAAATGGCCGCGCGCTTACCGATTCACAGCACGTCAGTCAGAGCATGGGCGATATTCTGCGAACGCCGGTCGGCTCCCGCGTGATGCGCCGGGAATATGGCTCGTTGCTCTCCACGCTGATTGACCAGCCGCAGACACCGGCGCTCACGCTGCAAATCCGCGTGGCCTGCTATATGGCGCTGCTGAAGTGGGAGCCGCGCATCACGCTGAGTGAAATCACAACCGAACAGACCGAAGGCCGGATGACCGTCAATGTGACCGGCCAGCTCGTCAGCACCGGTGAAACCCTTTCATTAACCCTTCCTGTGAGTTGA
- a CDS encoding baseplate assembly protein: MPIVDLSELPAPDVVEELDYESILAERKATLVSLFPADEQDAVARTLALESEPLTKFLEENAYREVIWRQRVNEAARATMLAYATGNDLDVIGANYDVARLVITPADETALPPVAAVTEADNDYRLRIQQAMEGLSVAGSTGAYEFHGRSADGRVADISVISPEPACVTVSVLSREDNGAASADLLTVVRNALNDEDVRPVADRVTVQSAAIVDYRIDATLYLYPGPESEPVRSAAEAKLKAYISAQHRLGRDIRKSAIYAALHVEGVQRVELAAPAADIVLDKTQASFCTDYRIVVGGSDE; the protein is encoded by the coding sequence ATGCCGATTGTTGACCTGAGCGAGTTACCCGCCCCGGATGTGGTTGAGGAGCTCGATTACGAGAGCATCCTCGCTGAGCGCAAGGCGACACTGGTTTCGCTGTTCCCTGCTGATGAGCAGGATGCCGTTGCCCGCACGCTGGCGCTGGAATCCGAGCCGCTGACCAAGTTCCTTGAGGAGAACGCCTACAGGGAGGTTATCTGGCGTCAGCGCGTGAACGAAGCCGCCCGCGCGACGATGCTGGCCTATGCCACCGGCAATGACCTCGACGTTATTGGCGCGAATTATGACGTCGCGAGGCTGGTGATCACCCCGGCTGATGAAACCGCACTCCCGCCCGTCGCGGCAGTGACGGAAGCCGACAACGATTACCGGCTACGCATTCAGCAGGCAATGGAAGGGCTGAGCGTGGCGGGCTCAACCGGGGCTTATGAATTTCATGGTCGCAGCGCCGACGGGCGTGTCGCGGATATTTCCGTTATCAGCCCGGAGCCCGCTTGCGTGACCGTGTCGGTGTTGTCGCGTGAGGATAACGGCGCGGCGTCGGCTGATTTGCTGACAGTCGTGCGAAATGCCCTTAACGATGAGGATGTGAGGCCGGTTGCCGACCGCGTGACAGTGCAGTCAGCGGCGATTGTTGATTACCGGATTGATGCCACGCTTTATCTCTACCCTGGCCCGGAAAGTGAGCCGGTTCGCAGTGCGGCAGAGGCCAAACTCAAAGCGTATATCAGCGCACAACATCGCCTCGGTCGTGATATCCGCAAATCTGCCATTTATGCCGCGCTCCATGTTGAAGGTGTGCAGCGTGTTGAACTGGCCGCCCCGGCGGCTGACATCGTACTCGATAAAACACAGGCTTCTTTTTGCACTGATTACCGGATAGTTGTCGGGGGCTCCGATGAGTGA
- a CDS encoding phage tail protein I has translation MSDSRLLPVGSSALEVAAARACAEIENTPIPLRRLWNPDVCPVSLLPWLAWAFSVDRWDENWPEETKRDVIRSAYFIHCHKGTIGAVRRVVEPLGYLINVTEWWETGDPPGTFRLDIGVLETGITEEMYTEMERLIDDAKPASRHLIGLNIIQDVAGYLFAGGVNYSGDVTTVYPE, from the coding sequence ATGAGTGATTCTCGGTTGTTGCCGGTGGGCTCCTCGGCGCTGGAGGTGGCCGCCGCGCGTGCCTGTGCTGAAATCGAAAACACCCCGATACCGCTGCGCCGCCTGTGGAACCCTGACGTTTGTCCGGTCAGCCTGTTGCCGTGGCTGGCCTGGGCGTTTTCCGTTGACCGGTGGGACGAGAACTGGCCGGAAGAGACGAAACGTGACGTTATCCGCAGCGCCTATTTTATCCACTGTCATAAAGGCACCATCGGCGCAGTGCGGCGCGTGGTCGAGCCGCTGGGTTATCTCATTAATGTTACCGAGTGGTGGGAAACCGGCGATCCGCCAGGCACATTCCGGCTTGATATTGGCGTACTGGAAACCGGCATCACCGAAGAGATGTATACCGAGATGGAGCGGCTTATTGATGATGCGAAGCCCGCCAGCCGTCATCTTATCGGCCTCAATATTATTCAGGACGTTGCCGGGTATCTCTTTGCCGGTGGCGTGAATTACAGCGGCGACGTGACCACTGTTTACCCGGAGTGA
- a CDS encoding phage tail-collar fiber domain-containing protein, giving the protein MATKYKTVVTTAGVAKFAAALTPGGKKVNITAMAVGDGGGSLPQPEAGQTKLINEVWRHTLNKISQDNKHKNYVVAELVIPPETGGFWLREMGLYDDTGTLVAVGNMAESYKPKLEEGSGRAQTLRMVIMLSDVASVELAIDGSVVMATQDYVDDRLAEHEQSRRHPDATLTEKGFTQLSSATNSAAENLAATPKAVKAAYDLAGSKYTAQDATTTQKGIVQLSSATDSNSEAQAATPKAVRTANDNANSRVPLTRKVNGRELSADINVTAQDIFNGQAVAIGNAADLNTFMTPGLYYQNTNDFAAAGANYPEASAGSLEVYKHAGITQIYRIYNNSRSYIRTYWNNVWSAWVSSIDAAGGTINGELNLHSGFWISDKQTGITFGKDDASFNSANMLIKSWYGIGFYSTLTGNEGMAGYINVRTGLLQMAGQIIPGNYANFDARYFTKSEMDGRYLNDAQRGSQALQNGAHNSMTSWEAPSGCFITGVNIRTDLGDSRFMGYYYRALMVKTASGSWRQVGN; this is encoded by the coding sequence ATGGCAACGAAATACAAAACCGTCGTCACCACGGCAGGGGTGGCAAAATTTGCGGCAGCCCTCACGCCGGGCGGGAAAAAGGTGAATATTACCGCGATGGCCGTTGGCGATGGCGGCGGTTCGCTGCCGCAACCGGAGGCCGGGCAGACAAAACTTATCAATGAAGTCTGGCGCCATACGCTGAATAAAATCAGCCAGGACAATAAACATAAAAATTACGTGGTGGCCGAGCTGGTTATCCCGCCGGAAACGGGCGGTTTCTGGCTGCGTGAAATGGGGCTTTATGACGACACCGGCACACTGGTCGCCGTCGGCAATATGGCCGAAAGCTACAAGCCAAAGCTCGAAGAGGGTTCCGGGCGGGCGCAGACCCTGCGCATGGTGATTATGCTGTCCGATGTTGCGTCTGTTGAGCTGGCTATTGACGGTTCCGTCGTGATGGCCACACAGGATTATGTCGATGACAGACTCGCGGAGCATGAGCAATCGCGACGCCATCCCGATGCCACCCTGACGGAAAAAGGCTTCACACAGCTCAGCAGTGCCACAAACAGCGCGGCGGAGAATCTTGCCGCCACGCCCAAAGCGGTGAAAGCGGCGTATGACCTTGCAGGCAGCAAATACACCGCGCAGGACGCGACCACGACGCAGAAGGGGATTGTCCAGCTCAGCAGCGCGACGGACAGTAACAGCGAAGCGCAGGCCGCGACACCGAAAGCCGTCAGGACAGCAAATGACAATGCAAACAGCCGGGTTCCACTAACCCGTAAGGTTAATGGCCGGGAATTATCCGCTGATATTAACGTGACGGCGCAGGATATTTTTAACGGTCAGGCGGTGGCTATTGGTAATGCGGCGGATCTCAACACGTTTATGACACCAGGGCTGTATTATCAGAATACAAATGATTTTGCAGCGGCTGGCGCTAACTACCCGGAAGCTAGTGCTGGTTCACTTGAGGTCTATAAACACGCCGGTATTACGCAGATTTACCGTATTTATAATAATTCGCGCAGCTATATCCGTACATACTGGAACAACGTCTGGAGCGCATGGGTTTCCAGTATCGATGCCGCCGGAGGAACCATAAACGGCGAGCTGAATCTTCACAGTGGATTCTGGATATCGGATAAGCAGACCGGCATTACCTTTGGCAAGGATGATGCCAGCTTTAACAGCGCCAACATGTTGATTAAATCCTGGTACGGGATCGGTTTTTATTCCACGCTCACCGGGAATGAAGGGATGGCGGGTTATATCAATGTCCGAACCGGTCTATTACAAATGGCCGGACAAATCATTCCGGGCAACTATGCAAATTTCGATGCCCGTTATTTCACGAAATCGGAAATGGATGGCCGATATTTAAATGATGCTCAGCGAGGTAGCCAGGCGTTACAAAACGGAGCTCATAACAGTATGACATCATGGGAAGCACCCTCAGGATGCTTTATTACCGGGGTAAATATCAGAACGGATTTAGGCGACAGTCGTTTTATGGGGTACTACTATCGCGCCCTTATGGTCAAGACTGCGAGCGGAAGCTGGCGACAGGTAGGTAACTAG
- a CDS encoding tail fiber assembly protein, whose product MIEFKNIKISKNVKEDGSGYSYIYFEDEHNRDWYEIRDKEWKGVNKFIATDESEFVVTFSDNPNFLTLAEGMNVYEVVDYPDDISTAVYKYQGGKFLSQEPSTRDIAEQEKNRLISQATTMISVLQDAVDLGMATEDDESSLIAWKTYRVMLSRVDTHNPEWPDKPAS is encoded by the coding sequence ATGATTGAATTCAAAAATATAAAAATCTCAAAAAATGTGAAAGAGGATGGCTCAGGGTATTCTTATATATATTTTGAAGACGAACATAATCGCGACTGGTATGAAATTCGTGATAAAGAGTGGAAAGGCGTTAATAAATTCATTGCCACTGATGAAAGTGAATTTGTGGTAACGTTTTCTGATAATCCAAATTTTCTCACCCTTGCTGAGGGAATGAACGTTTATGAGGTCGTTGATTATCCTGATGACATATCAACTGCGGTCTATAAATATCAGGGTGGTAAATTTCTGTCGCAGGAGCCATCAACCCGGGATATAGCGGAGCAAGAGAAAAACCGGCTCATCAGTCAAGCCACAACAATGATTTCAGTTTTGCAGGATGCTGTTGATTTAGGGATGGCTACGGAAGATGATGAAAGTAGCCTGATTGCCTGGAAAACATACCGGGTTATGCTGAGCCGCGTTGATACCCATAATCCTGAATGGCCTGATAAGCCAGCCAGTTAA
- a CDS encoding benzoate transporter, translated as MIYDCFLYYDEDMLLDIRLNTLMDVVDRFVIVESTHTFTGKPRNLHFNIEKFARFKDKIIYVVHDEEPLKKETKGVADEVDAWANEAAQRNAIMQGLKYAQDDDLILVSDVDEIFSPEAIRAINPKKLCTTLHMGFYNYQFNLQVFNTDGSKRLCKLPRATTFRNLKGYFKGKPEDFRNIKKSCLNKGFILKTLFKFRHTVMSDAGWHFSWIMSPERISEKMSTISHTEYDLPHLNNKEHIIDALTNAKDIWGRDRKMARQELTKAKFPSYLVDNADKFKHFIL; from the coding sequence ATGATTTATGATTGTTTTTTGTATTACGATGAAGACATGTTGCTTGACATTCGTTTGAATACTCTCATGGACGTTGTTGATCGCTTTGTGATTGTGGAATCAACTCATACGTTTACCGGAAAACCAAGAAACCTGCACTTCAATATTGAAAAATTTGCCCGTTTTAAAGACAAAATTATCTATGTCGTCCATGATGAGGAACCTCTTAAGAAAGAAACTAAGGGGGTTGCGGACGAAGTCGATGCATGGGCTAACGAAGCGGCACAGAGAAACGCGATTATGCAAGGCCTTAAGTATGCACAGGATGATGATCTGATCCTGGTCTCTGATGTTGACGAAATATTTTCACCGGAAGCCATCAGAGCAATTAATCCTAAAAAACTCTGTACGACGCTGCATATGGGTTTTTATAACTACCAGTTTAACTTACAGGTATTTAATACTGATGGCAGTAAAAGGCTGTGTAAGTTGCCGCGAGCAACGACTTTTCGCAATTTAAAGGGCTATTTCAAAGGCAAGCCGGAAGACTTCAGGAACATTAAGAAGTCCTGCCTGAACAAAGGTTTTATTTTGAAGACTCTCTTTAAATTCCGTCATACGGTTATGTCTGATGCTGGCTGGCACTTCTCATGGATTATGAGCCCGGAACGCATTTCGGAGAAAATGTCTACGATCTCGCATACTGAGTATGATCTCCCCCACCTCAACAATAAAGAACATATTATTGATGCCCTTACCAATGCAAAGGATATATGGGGGCGAGATCGTAAAATGGCGCGACAGGAATTAACAAAAGCTAAATTCCCGTCCTACCTTGTGGATAATGCTGATAAATTTAAACACTTCATCCTGTAA
- a CDS encoding phage tail sheath protein, translating to MSDYHHGVQVVEINDGTRVISTVSTAIVGMVCTASDADAATFPLNEPVLITSVQSAIAKAGKKGTLAASLRAIADQSKPVTVVVRVAEGTGDDEEEAIAQTISNIIGTTDENGKYTGLKALLTAEAVTGVKPRILGVPGFDTPEVATALAPVCQKLRAFGYVSAWGCKTISDAIRYRDNFSQRELMVIWPDFLAWDTVKNATATAYATARALGLRAYIDQSVGWHKTLSNVGVNGVTGISASVFWDLQEPGTDADLLNEAGVTTLIRKDGFRFWGNRTCSDDPLFLFENYTRTAQVIADTMTEAHMWAVDKPITATLIRDIVDGINAKFRELKSNGYIVDATCWFDEDANDAETLKAGKLYIDYDYTPVPPLENLTLRQRITDKYLATLVSSVNSN from the coding sequence ATGAGTGATTATCATCATGGTGTGCAGGTCGTCGAAATTAACGACGGCACGCGCGTCATTTCCACGGTCTCAACGGCAATCGTCGGCATGGTGTGTACCGCCAGCGATGCCGACGCGGCCACTTTCCCCCTCAATGAGCCGGTGCTGATCACCAGCGTGCAAAGCGCCATCGCCAAAGCCGGTAAAAAAGGCACGCTGGCCGCGTCACTCCGGGCCATCGCCGACCAGTCAAAACCGGTGACCGTCGTCGTACGCGTGGCGGAGGGAACCGGCGACGATGAAGAAGAGGCGATCGCGCAGACCATTTCCAACATCATCGGCACCACGGACGAGAACGGCAAATACACCGGCCTGAAAGCGCTGCTGACTGCCGAAGCCGTTACCGGCGTTAAACCCCGCATCCTCGGTGTGCCGGGATTCGACACGCCGGAGGTGGCGACCGCGCTTGCGCCCGTTTGCCAGAAGCTGCGCGCGTTCGGCTATGTCAGCGCGTGGGGCTGTAAAACCATCTCTGATGCCATCAGATACCGCGACAACTTCAGCCAGCGTGAACTCATGGTTATCTGGCCGGATTTTCTCGCCTGGGACACCGTGAAAAATGCGACCGCTACGGCTTACGCCACCGCCCGCGCCCTCGGTCTGCGTGCGTATATCGACCAGTCTGTCGGCTGGCATAAAACCCTGTCTAACGTCGGCGTCAACGGCGTGACCGGCATCAGCGCCTCGGTGTTCTGGGATTTGCAGGAGCCGGGCACCGATGCCGATTTGCTCAACGAGGCGGGCGTGACCACGCTTATCCGCAAGGATGGCTTTCGCTTCTGGGGCAACCGCACCTGTTCCGATGACCCGCTTTTCCTGTTTGAGAACTATACCCGCACGGCGCAGGTTATCGCTGACACGATGACCGAAGCGCATATGTGGGCGGTTGATAAGCCGATCACCGCGACGCTTATCCGCGACATCGTGGACGGTATTAACGCGAAATTCCGTGAGCTGAAAAGTAACGGCTACATCGTGGATGCGACCTGCTGGTTTGACGAGGACGCCAACGACGCGGAAACACTGAAAGCCGGGAAACTGTATATCGATTATGACTATACGCCGGTTCCCCCACTCGAAAACCTGACCCTGCGCCAGCGCATCACCGATAAATATCTGGCGACACTGGTCTCCTCGGTTAACAGCAATTAA
- a CDS encoding phage major tail tube protein, giving the protein MAMPRKLKYMNVFLNGYSYQGIAKSITLPKLTRKLENYRGAGMNGVAPVDLGLDDDALSMEWSLGGFPDSVIWELYGATGVDAVPVRFAGSFQRDDTGETVAVEVVMRGRQKEIDTGENKPGEDTEAKISVVCTYFKLTMDGKELVEIDTLNMVEKVNGTDRLEQHRRNIGL; this is encoded by the coding sequence ATGGCAATGCCACGCAAGCTGAAATACATGAATGTGTTTCTCAATGGCTACAGCTATCAGGGTATCGCGAAGTCGATCACCCTGCCGAAGCTGACACGCAAGCTCGAAAACTATCGCGGGGCGGGTATGAACGGCGTCGCGCCGGTTGACCTCGGCCTTGATGATGATGCGCTGTCGATGGAATGGTCGCTCGGCGGCTTCCCGGATTCGGTTATCTGGGAGCTGTACGGTGCGACCGGCGTCGATGCCGTGCCGGTTCGCTTTGCCGGTTCCTTCCAGCGCGACGACACCGGCGAAACGGTCGCCGTTGAAGTGGTGATGCGTGGCCGTCAGAAGGAAATCGACACCGGCGAGAACAAACCCGGCGAAGACACCGAAGCGAAAATTTCGGTCGTCTGTACTTATTTCAAACTGACGATGGATGGCAAAGAGCTGGTTGAAATCGACACCCTCAACATGGTGGAGAAGGTCAACGGCACCGACCGGCTGGAGCAGCACCGTCGCAATATCGGCCTGTAA
- a CDS encoding phage tail assembly protein, translating into MNNDNVITLENPVKRGEQIIDAITLIKPNAGTLRGVSLAAVANSEVDALIKVLPRMSAPSLTEQEVAALELPDLVALAGKVIGFLSPNSAQ; encoded by the coding sequence ATGAATAACGACAACGTGATCACCCTGGAAAATCCTGTTAAGCGCGGTGAGCAGATTATTGACGCCATCACCCTGATTAAACCGAACGCCGGGACGCTGCGCGGCGTCAGCCTTGCGGCGGTGGCAAACTCCGAAGTTGACGCCCTGATTAAAGTGCTGCCGCGTATGAGCGCCCCCTCGCTCACCGAGCAGGAAGTCGCCGCGCTTGAGCTGCCCGACCTTGTTGCCCTGGCGGGTAAGGTGATCGGTTTTTTGTCACCGAATTCGGCGCAGTAA
- a CDS encoding GpE family phage tail protein codes for MADIAVIFHWPPSEIYPLSLTELITWREKAIQRSGNTNE; via the coding sequence ATGGCGGATATCGCGGTGATTTTTCACTGGCCGCCCTCAGAGATCTATCCCCTGAGCCTGACAGAGCTCATTACATGGCGAGAAAAAGCCATCCAGCGAAGCGGAAACACGAATGAGTAG